The stretch of DNA CAAACGAGACCAACTTCGCATTTATAACGCATGCAAACGTTTAAATTGCACCATATTGAGCTAAATATCACATTAAGTAACTGGGTTAGCGTACATTTTGAACATACAACAATGACCATCGCCAACTTTGTCTAACGCCAAAATCACGAGAATATGATAAAGTTCGCTTCCACCGCGAGACGGTTTTTATCAGTTTATATAGGTATAGCGCATGTCATTTGCTTCTCTTTCCCTTAACCCTCTTCTGATCCAAGCGCTCCCTGCCCAAATCAAACAGCCAACAAAAATTCAATCTCTAGCAATAAAGCAATTGATGGCCAACGAGAATCTATTGGCACAAGCCAATACGGGTAGCGGTAAAACGTTCGCTTATGGTTTACCTATGCTCAATAACGCGTTGAAACCTTCAAACGATTCGCAAGGACTGGTTCTAGTGCCAACTCGAGAGCTCGCTATACAGGTTCAACAGGCCCTTGCTGCCATTGCCGAATCTCTTAGCCTGTCAGTCGTCTGTTTGTGTGGGGGCGTTGACAAATCTGAGCAAATCGAAGCATTAGCGAAAAGACCCAATATATTGGTTGCAACGACCGGTCGACTGCTGGATTTAGTGAATAGCGGCGAGTTCAACTTAAAACAAATCTCAAGCCTAGTTCTGGATGAAGCCGATCGAATGCTAGACATGGGCTTTGGAATGATGTGGTATCCATTGCTGAGAAAATTAATCCAAGTAGCCAAATCGCGATGTTTTCAGCCACTTTTAGCGACGCATTAAAGCAAAAAGCGCAGCAATTAATGCCAGTCGCAAAACAGGTTTCGGCACATCAGGAAAACAGCACCAATCAAGATATTTCAGAGCAGCTCTACTTGGTAAACAAAGGCAGTAAAACCAAAGCACTCATTCATTTGTTTGAAAAGCAGCAATGGCAGCAAGTATTGGTCTTTATTGGCGCAAAAGATAATGCCGATGCGTTAACTAAAAAGCTAACCAAGGCGGGTATCGCCGCAGCAGCACTACATGGTAACAAGAGCCAAGCTGAGCGAGAGCAAGTACTGAATGATTTTAAACACGGTTCAATCAAAATGTTGATTGCCACTGATCTTCTTGCGCGTGGCGTACATGTTGAGCAACTACCGGCAGTGATTAACTTTGAACTCCCAGACCATGCAGAGGTTTATGTTCATCGCGTTGGACGCACCGCGCGTGCAGGTCATAAAGGTTTAGCGATTTCCTTGGTTTGCCACGGTGAAACGCAAGCACTCAATGCGATTCGCCAACTTACGCAACGTGAATTACCAACCACGGAGCTTGCAGAATTTCCAGTAACCGATACACCTGCGAGCAGCACAAGCAAGCGCGCACCTCGCGATAAGCAGGCAAACCGACGCACAGCTAACAAGAGAAGCATCAAGCAGTTTCAGTCTAAATCACGTCCAACTCGTGGCGGTAAATAACCGCTAACCGAAGCGCTACTCAAGGTTGAGAAAATGTGTAAAATACGCCAGCTTTTTATCCGCTGGCGTATTAATTTTGAAACTGAGTAAACGACTTCAATGCATCGACCAATTGGTCACCGAACACTACGATCATATTTGGGACTGCTGTTGTGATCATGGTCTATTAGGCCTCACGCTACTTGAGCGTAAAGCGGCTTCCAAGATACATTTTGTTGATATCGTACCTGAACTTATTAGTAGCGTTGAACAAAAGCTGCAGCGTTTTTACAGCCAAGACGTAAGTCAATGGCAAGTTCATTGTATGGATGTCGCAAAACTACCGCTCGAGCACCACGCAGGCAAACATCTTGTCATTATTGCAGGCGTTGGCGGCGACTTAATCACCCAGTTTATCGCTGCAATTCATGCCCAAAATCCAGAGCTCGACATTGATTTTATTCTTTGCCCTGTACATCATCTGTTTACTCTAAGACATCAATTAAATCAGCTTCACTTTACGTTGAAAGACGAAGTCTTAGTCAAAGATAACCAACGTTTTATGAAGTCATTAAGGTATCTTCCACCGTCACTAATCAACGCTCGGTAAGCTTAGTTGGCGATCAGATTTGGTGCGCACAATCCGCAGAGCAAGTGGCACTGATTGAAGAATACAAGAACAAAACCTTGCAGCACTACCAAAGAATTCAACAAGGAAACAAAAAAGACGTCTCTGAGGTTATTGCCCAGTACACACAAATTGAACTAAAAAGTTCGCATTAATCCTTTCAGAATGTCCAAGCGAAAATGAGAAGCTCATATGGATTTAGTCTGCCCAAAACTTATCGAGGTACTTGTCGTCAACGAGAAAGTTCAGCCACAAGGTTTGATGCTGAATTTTATTTCTTTGTGCACGTTTTGTTTCCTATTAACAGCACCGTACCAATTTCCTCTTATTGGTGATCCATGGTGGATAAAACTAATTACTGCCGTTTGCTGTACGATTGGCGTCTTCGCGATCGGACTTATCAGCATTGACCGATGGGTTGAACATCGAACCTATCGTGCTCTAATTGTTCTCGAACCGAGTAGAAAGCATGTTGCGAAATTGATTGAAGGTTCACGCTTACTGGGTATTTCCAACGCACAATATATTGCTTTAAAACGTTACCTTGAGAGTTTTTAACATGATAAACAGAAAAGCGGATGAGATATAAAAACGCCGAGCTATAGCTCGGCGTTTTAACTCAAGAGTCCAATTCACATTAGCAGATTTGACCAGCGCCAATCACCATATCTTGTTGGTTGTCTAGCGTCGCTTGTGCAACCAAGCGCAACCCTTCAACAATCACATCCAAAGACATGGTCGCTTGATTACCTGAGGTATCTTGCTCCGGAAGCAGAGGAATGTGCACAAAACCATGCCCTACTTGCTTATCACGCAAGTAATGTTGAATACCATAAAACACATGGTTACACACAAACGTACCCGCCGAGTTTGAAACCTGACAAGGAATACCCTGCTCTTGCAGTGTCTTAGTAATCGCTTTGATCGGCAATGTACTAAAGTACGCGTCTGGACCATCTACATAAACAGGTTCATCAATGGGTTGATTGCCACCGTTATCCGGAATGCGGAAATCATCAACGTTAATCGCTACACGCTCAGGAGTTATACCCGCACGACCAGCCGCTTGACCGACCGTAATAACAAAATCCGGTTTATGCGTTTCGATTGCCGCGATGATCGCATCCAATGATTCATAACGCGTGACTGGCACTTCACATGTCACGATTTCACCACCGTTTAACTCCGCGTTAGCCAAGCGTTTTACCGCTTCTAATGCAGGGTTAATCGTCGCGCCACCAAAAGGCTCAAAACCAGTAATCAGTACTTTCTTCATAGTTATTCTCAAAACGCAAAGGTGTACATAACACCGATATTAAAAATCAAGATACTTAGGCCAGGAATAACCTGCATCAAAATAACATGGTGTTTATTCTTTAACTCTAATAGTGCCGCAGGTACCACGTTAAAGTTTGCCGCCATTGGTGTCAGCAGTGTACCGCAGTAACCAGACAACATACCAAGTACGCCAATGATCGCCGCATTACCACCATTTTCCACGATAAGGAGTGGAATACCGATACCAGTGGTAATTACCGCAAACGCTGCAAAAGCATTACCCATAACGATGGTAAACAGTGTCATACCCGCACAGTAAGCAATCACCTTCACGAATAGCATGTTGTCAGGGATCATCAGTTTTACGATTTCAGCAACCGTATCACCTACGCCAGCCTGACTAAACAGATAGCCAAGCGCCGCTAAGAATTGAGATAAAATCGCTGCCCAACCAATTGAATCAATCAAACGACGTCCTTCTTGGAGCGCATTTGAAGCACGACTCTTAGTGATCGCGAGAGCAACGATAATCGACGCAATCGAACTGATACCTAAACCGACCAAAGCGCCCAATGAAGTAAACTGACTAATTAGCACCGTACCGACTGGCACAACGATGGCTGGAATAAACAGCTTGTTTTTGAGCACCGATGCCGTCGCCTTACGCTCCTCATCGGTTGTTGTGCCGTAGTTCCCCGTTCCCATAAAACCACCAGCAGCCAAAGCCGTTAGCATCAATACTAAGATACCCGTGATCCAGTTCGGGATCAGAGCACCAAATAGGAAGGTCACACCATAGATCAGCCAGAACAAACCTGTGCCGATTCGTTTACTGTTATTCTTGTCGAGAAAAGTTTGCAGTGAAAATGCCAACAGTAAGAAACCCGTGGCTTGATATACGTACTCTAACATGACTATTTGCCCCCTTCTTCTGCCGCAACGTGCTCAGTAGAGGCCTTACTCTGGATTTTTGCGCCAATAAACTTACTGTAAATACCAAACACCATAAAAGACATGATCGCTGTTGGCAACGCCCACAATGCCATTGTCTCTAATTGCACATCCAATTGGCTGTCGTTCATCACACCTTTGATAAGCAACAGACCGCCCGTACCAATAAATAGAAGTTGGCTAAAGAAGTTGCCGAAGTTCTCACAGGCTGCTGACAGCGCTCGAATGGTTTGGCGCTTTTCATCACTGAGTTCTGGGTTTGATTTTTCTGCCGCCGCTTCTGACATTGGCGCAATAAGCGGACGGATCATTTGTGGGTGGCCACCGATATTTAATCCTAATCCATTAGTCAGCTTACGTAGTAGCAAATAGGTCATTAGAATCTTGCTTACCGAAGCCTTTTTCATTGAACCTATCAGCTCATCAGCGCGTTGACGCAGACCAAATCGCTCCAAAATACCGATCATAGGTAAAACGAGAATGAAAAGTGACATATAGCGGTTTTGGGTGAACGATTGCCCTAAGGTCGATAAAATATCCATCACTGCAATATCAGCAACCAATCCCGTTGCTACTCCAGCAGCCAAAATTACGAGCAAGGTATTTTGCTTTAACGCAAGCCCTACTGTAATTATTACAATGCCAATCAATGGCCATAAATCAATCATGTGGTTACTCTTTACTGCCTGTATTTATTATTGTTATCTCGACATTCTTCGTTCCGTAACATGCAAACTTTTTTATAATCGTTCGCAAACCAGTTCAGAACAAAATTTCATCGAGTTTGTCTAATTTTCAACGCGTTAACGTTACGCGATGACAATTGCAGTATAAGAGTGGAAAATTACGTGCTTCAATCACATTTATTTGTGATTTCCAGCAAAATTATTCAGTAAAAATGTGATGAGATCGGAACAGTTTCATCACATCTCTTTGTAACAATACAAAACGCTTCGCTCAGGATAACCAAGCAGAGCGCCTCTAATTTCGATACTTCAACGGCTTCACGACCGAATCTAATCCCTCAATTTTGAGCGCTAAACAAAGCTTGAGCAAATCTCCAAGTTCACCTTCCGGCCAGCCCTTCTTATCGAACCAAAGCAGGTATTCCTCTGGTAGATCAATTAAATAACGCCCCGCATATTTACCAAATGGCATTTGCATACGTGCAAGTTTAAGTAGATTTTCTTTTTGTAGCATCGCGATGATTTATTGGATGGTTTATGGGAAGAGTAACCTGATTGCACGCAAGTTTAAATAGTGATTGTTCGCAGAAGAAAAGCGCTAAATTCTATTAGCGCTCGACACAGATTCACCGCAAATAACTACGAGTTAGGATGCTGCCAACGATCTAGCGTCACAGCCAAACGTTCGATCCAAAAATTGATCGCATCTTTTGCATCGTCGAGCGAATCAATCATAGTTGAGAAGTCTTTATTACCTGACTGGCGATCAATTGCAGCGAAGAGAGGCTGTCCATTTTTAGAATCACTGACGAGTAGTTCAACACTCGCACTGCCTACGTTCGTATGCTCACCAGTTGTTACTTTTGATATGGTTGAGATTGCTAGCCCAAAAGGTAGGACACTACTCGTTACTGCTAAAATTGGGTTTGGCG from Vibrio taketomensis encodes:
- the pcp gene encoding pyroglutamyl-peptidase I, translated to MKKVLITGFEPFGGATINPALEAVKRLANAELNGGEIVTCEVPVTRYESLDAIIAAIETHKPDFVITVGQAAGRAGITPERVAINVDDFRIPDNGGNQPIDEPVYVDGPDAYFSTLPIKAITKTLQEQGIPCQVSNSAGTFVCNHVFYGIQHYLRDKQVGHGFVHIPLLPEQDTSGNQATMSLDVIVEGLRLVAQATLDNQQDMVIGAGQIC
- a CDS encoding DUF979 domain-containing protein yields the protein MLEYVYQATGFLLLAFSLQTFLDKNNSKRIGTGLFWLIYGVTFLFGALIPNWITGILVLMLTALAAGGFMGTGNYGTTTDEERKATASVLKNKLFIPAIVVPVGTVLISQFTSLGALVGLGISSIASIIVALAITKSRASNALQEGRRLIDSIGWAAILSQFLAALGYLFSQAGVGDTVAEIVKLMIPDNMLFVKVIAYCAGMTLFTIVMGNAFAAFAVITTGIGIPLLIVENGGNAAIIGVLGMLSGYCGTLLTPMAANFNVVPAALLELKNKHHVILMQVIPGLSILIFNIGVMYTFAF
- a CDS encoding DUF969 domain-containing protein, whose amino-acid sequence is MIDLWPLIGIVIITVGLALKQNTLLVILAAGVATGLVADIAVMDILSTLGQSFTQNRYMSLFILVLPMIGILERFGLRQRADELIGSMKKASVSKILMTYLLLRKLTNGLGLNIGGHPQMIRPLIAPMSEAAAEKSNPELSDEKRQTIRALSAACENFGNFFSQLLFIGTGGLLLIKGVMNDSQLDVQLETMALWALPTAIMSFMVFGIYSKFIGAKIQSKASTEHVAAEEGGK
- a CDS encoding DUF3820 family protein gives rise to the protein MLQKENLLKLARMQMPFGKYAGRYLIDLPEEYLLWFDKKGWPEGELGDLLKLCLALKIEGLDSVVKPLKYRN